The genome window ATATTCGTTATAAGTTAGCGAAGTTGATGAGGTGAGAAAATCATTAGAATAACTCCGACCAGCTGCATAAGAGCATAATTCATATAGCCGCTTATTTAGCTGATTTTGCTTTTCTAAAGAGGTGTTTCCGATTTCACGAAACATAAAGTTAATCATGTGAAAATCAGGCGTAGGCATAGCAATAATTGAAAATTGACGCTCATCAATAATGAAAGGCTCACATTGATTAATTTTGTCAATCATCCAATTGGCCGTGATGATCCCTGCGGCAATCACTTTTCCATACCCTAAAACATTTAATGGGACTAAGCGATGTGCAGCCCATACCGCTGCGGCGGTTGCGCCTGCTTTTGACCCTTCCATAATGGAAGAGCCAAGTAATACATTCTGCGTTTTTTCTGCTTTACGCTGTTTTTCTTGCACTTCTTCAAATACATAAGCGGCATGGTAAGAAACCAAATCTACAATCCGCTTATCTTTCATACAAATTGCCCCGCCGCATACGGAATAAACCCCACTTTATGAGGGTCAACGGTAATAGAATCAGCTTGGCTTAATGCTTTAAAACTTTCATACACATCGCGTTTTGGCCACACCATATTTTCAGGGAAAATTCCTTCACTATGATACCGTTGGATTAAATTCTCATACTCCATAAATTGATTTTCTTCATCACGAAACATCGCACAAGCGTATCCCGCATAAGCA of Providencia rettgeri contains these proteins:
- a CDS encoding tyrosine decarboxylase; this translates as MKDKRIVDLVSYHAAYVFEEVQEKQRKAEKTQNVLLGSSIMEGSKAGATAAAVWAAHRLVPLNVLGYGKVIAAGIITANWMIDKINQCEPFIIDERQFSIIAMPTPDFHMINFMFREIGNTSLEKQNQLNKRLYELCSYAAGRSYSNDFLTSSTSLTYNEYGDNPLNLCRDAQFSDNEWHKVRSIYVLRAAIMTHCLRDRAHFETYWAELKNIFEDKLQQLINQENKSNHSNYKINI